One genomic segment of Candidatus Poribacteria bacterium includes these proteins:
- the tnpA gene encoding IS200/IS605 family transposase: protein MANTYTQLYVHIVFSVKGRQALIPEGHKAELHKYITGILTNKKQKLIQINSMPDHIHILVGMTPDTTLSGLVKDIKVNSTHFINQKRWTLGQFAWQEGFGAFSYSYSQIPEVVAYIENQEMHHSRRTFREEYLAFLERFGVAYDVKYVFDSVADVPPEE, encoded by the coding sequence ATGGCGAATACCTATACCCAACTCTATGTACATATCGTGTTTTCTGTAAAAGGTAGACAGGCACTTATTCCTGAAGGCCACAAAGCAGAACTTCATAAATATATCACGGGTATCCTCACGAATAAGAAACAGAAATTGATTCAAATCAATTCGATGCCGGATCATATCCATATTTTGGTTGGTATGACGCCAGATACTACCCTGTCTGGTTTGGTGAAAGATATTAAAGTAAATTCGACGCATTTTATCAATCAGAAACGCTGGACTCTGGGACAATTTGCGTGGCAAGAGGGATTTGGTGCGTTCAGTTATTCCTATTCTCAGATACCTGAGGTCGTTGCCTATATTGAAAATCAAGAGATGCATCATTCACGCCGGACATTTCGTGAGGAATATCTTGCGTTCTTGGAGCGTTTTGGAGTTGCGTATGATGTGAAGTATGTTTTTGATTCAGTTGCAGATGTCCCACCTGAAGAATGA
- a CDS encoding nuclear transport factor 2 family protein has protein sequence MFRVFAKVTGGLILLIGFMGCGNADKVGQVPPEDFIEINKVVDRWRQTYETEDVDAYIGTFWQEGFLYVSDWGTDGDKTDDLEFDDIRQEREAATRVFEKFQDIEIELSVPPEIRLTNEDGTLAEVKNHYRIQLFISDGHALEGGFQGVYAEGDNLFIFEKRNNEWRIAEWHDEAFSNEEIRIANNL, from the coding sequence ATGTTCAGAGTTTTTGCAAAAGTCACCGGCGGACTCATCTTACTTATAGGTTTCATGGGGTGTGGAAACGCCGATAAGGTCGGTCAGGTTCCACCTGAAGACTTCATTGAGATTAATAAAGTCGTAGACCGGTGGAGGCAGACCTATGAGACGGAAGACGTTGATGCTTACATCGGCACCTTCTGGCAAGAGGGTTTCCTCTATGTTTCCGATTGGGGGACAGATGGAGATAAAACAGACGATTTGGAGTTTGATGACATTCGACAGGAACGAGAAGCTGCCACTCGTGTTTTTGAGAAGTTCCAGGATATTGAGATAGAACTCTCTGTCCCCCCAGAGATTCGCCTGACGAATGAGGACGGCACACTCGCAGAAGTGAAGAATCATTATAGAATCCAACTCTTCATATCCGATGGACACGCACTTGAAGGCGGGTTTCAGGGGGTCTACGCCGAGGGGGACAACCTCTTTATCTTTGAAAAAAGAAACAATGAATGGCGTATTGCCGAATGGCATGACGAAGCCTTTAGCAACGAAGAAATTCGCATTGCCAATAACCTGTAA